From Echinicola jeungdonensis, the proteins below share one genomic window:
- a CDS encoding formimidoylglutamase, producing the protein MDFFKTYSEDDLPHIIRHRPNEIKLGEKMSVGWGDTPYVLIGIPESLGVKANGGIGGTESLWSSFLFSFLNIQSTEKLTGDEVSLLGYFDFESLTPDHEAPVEKYQKAVKKIDKAVQKVIRKVLAHGKFPIVIGGGHNNCYPLIKGMAEFRAKVQNEKDPAINVVNFDAHADFRKMDGRHSGNGFRYAYEEGCLHRYVMLGLSENYNGQEMLNDLIHHPDMAPIFWEDIELRKKLTFQEALERIQAFLADRPTGIELDLDAIENVLCSAMSPTGFSISQARQYVHHMASHLDTAYLHICEGAVELENGLMDQNTAHIVAFLVSDFIKARKVV; encoded by the coding sequence ATGGATTTTTTTAAAACATACTCTGAAGATGATTTGCCACATATCATCAGGCACAGGCCTAATGAAATTAAACTTGGTGAAAAGATGTCGGTAGGTTGGGGGGATACTCCCTATGTTCTGATCGGAATTCCGGAATCCCTTGGTGTAAAGGCCAATGGAGGGATTGGAGGAACCGAAAGTCTTTGGTCCAGCTTTTTATTTTCATTTTTAAACATCCAGAGTACAGAAAAGCTGACTGGGGATGAGGTTTCCCTGCTGGGATATTTTGATTTTGAATCCCTTACCCCTGACCATGAGGCACCTGTCGAAAAATACCAAAAGGCAGTAAAAAAAATTGATAAGGCCGTCCAAAAAGTAATCAGAAAAGTCCTAGCTCATGGGAAATTTCCCATAGTTATCGGTGGAGGCCATAACAATTGTTACCCCCTGATCAAGGGAATGGCAGAGTTTAGGGCTAAAGTGCAAAATGAAAAAGATCCAGCCATTAATGTGGTGAATTTTGATGCTCATGCAGATTTTCGGAAAATGGATGGCAGGCATAGCGGCAATGGTTTCCGGTATGCCTATGAAGAGGGATGTCTCCATCGATATGTTATGTTGGGGTTGAGTGAAAATTATAATGGGCAGGAAATGCTTAATGATCTGATTCATCATCCTGATATGGCGCCCATTTTCTGGGAAGATATTGAGTTAAGGAAAAAATTAACTTTTCAAGAAGCCCTGGAAAGGATTCAGGCTTTCCTAGCTGATAGGCCAACGGGTATTGAATTGGATTTGGATGCCATAGAAAATGTGTTATGCAGTGCCATGAGCCCTACAGGGTTTTCAATTTCCCAGGCTCGTCAATATGTTCATCATATGGCTTCCCATTTGGATACGGCTTACCTCCATATTTGTGAGGGGGCAGTGGAGCTGGAAAATGGCCTTATGGACCAAAACACTGCTCATATAGTGGCTTTTCTGGTCAGTGATTTTATTAAGGCAAGGAAAGTAGTATGA
- a CDS encoding ROK family protein, whose translation MNIYKEERVVMTLDAGGTNFVFSAFQGGKELIKPFVMPSHANDLQKCLDTIVEVFKAIRGQIKGEVASISIAFPGPADYKKGIIGDLPNFPAFKAGVPLKDMLEGLFGLPTFINNDGDLFAFGESVAGMLPEVNQKLQSLGINREYKNLFGVTLGTGFGGGMVINNQLNTGDNSASSEIWLTRNPIHHHLIAEEGVSIRAIQNVYQEEAGIKCDFSPKDIYEIALGEKEGDQAAAQKAFDNMAFVIAEALANAMTLIDGLIVIGGGLAGASNLIVPKVIQHLNGTIENGKGEKIPRLVSKVYNADDPQSWKEFVADHELEIEVPFTNKKVSYRPEKRIALGLSRLGTNRAVAIGAYAFALSQLDENSKVPQSKFRMLGDESMMNGKKQENE comes from the coding sequence ATGAATATTTACAAGGAAGAAAGGGTAGTGATGACCCTCGATGCAGGTGGGACAAATTTTGTTTTTTCTGCATTTCAAGGAGGTAAGGAATTGATTAAACCTTTTGTGATGCCTTCCCATGCGAATGATTTGCAGAAATGTTTGGATACCATTGTTGAGGTTTTTAAAGCTATCAGGGGTCAAATAAAAGGGGAGGTTGCTTCCATTAGTATTGCTTTTCCTGGCCCGGCAGATTATAAAAAAGGAATCATAGGGGACTTGCCCAATTTTCCAGCCTTTAAAGCAGGAGTTCCATTAAAAGATATGTTGGAGGGTCTGTTTGGCTTACCCACATTCATTAATAACGATGGGGACTTGTTTGCCTTTGGAGAATCAGTGGCTGGGATGCTTCCTGAGGTCAATCAAAAATTACAATCGCTAGGAATCAATAGGGAGTATAAGAATTTGTTTGGTGTTACCCTGGGGACAGGCTTTGGAGGAGGGATGGTTATTAATAATCAATTGAACACTGGAGATAATTCCGCATCCAGTGAAATTTGGCTTACGCGGAACCCTATTCATCATCATTTAATAGCAGAAGAAGGAGTCAGCATTAGGGCCATTCAAAATGTATATCAAGAGGAGGCAGGAATCAAATGCGATTTTTCACCAAAGGATATTTATGAAATTGCATTGGGGGAAAAAGAGGGGGACCAAGCTGCTGCTCAAAAAGCCTTTGATAATATGGCTTTTGTAATTGCTGAGGCATTGGCCAATGCCATGACTCTGATTGATGGGCTAATAGTTATTGGTGGGGGACTTGCTGGAGCATCTAATTTAATAGTACCAAAAGTTATCCAGCATTTGAATGGGACCATAGAAAATGGAAAGGGAGAAAAAATTCCCCGCTTAGTTTCAAAGGTATATAATGCAGATGATCCACAATCCTGGAAGGAATTTGTGGCGGACCATGAACTGGAAATAGAAGTTCCTTTTACCAATAAAAAAGTGAGCTACAGGCCTGAAAAAAGGATTGCCCTGGGCTTGTCCAGGCTTGGGACCAATAGAGCAGTAGCCATTGGCGCTTATGCTTTTGCCCTTAGCCAATTAGATGAAAATAGTAAAGTGCCCCAATCTAAATTTAGAATGCTGGGGGATGAATCAATGATGAACGGAAAAAAACAAGAAAATGAATAA